tttcccgTGGCACATTTCCACCGTCCACCCGGGTGCGAAAAGAATGTGAAACGCACGCTGTATGGCAAAACATAGTCGAAAGAATCATATgcattctttatttttttcggcCGGTAAATTATATGCATTGTTCATACGCGTTAACTGTAAAGCAGTTGTCGGCACTGGTTTTGAAGGGTATTTGAGGTCTGGAATGGGCTGGTACGGTGTGAAAGATGGTCGACTAATGATGGTGTGTGAATTTATAAATTGTAACAATAtggtaaaaaattaaaaaaaaaactacgagGATAAAACGGTGTGAATAAGCGCGATAGTGACACAtttctgtcaaatttaggGTATTTTGTTTTCAGTGAAAAACACCATCTCCGTTCGAAAGTTACCTCTTTTTGTCTTTCTTTGCCTCTTTACCTGCAAATCTGTATGAATCGAAAGGAAGGATTTAAATTATGATCGCACGAGATCCGCCCAAATCAGATCATAAACCGCATGCTGAATCAAAATGCGTGCACGGGCCGGCCTCTCTAAGGAGCGATTAAAGTATAACAAGGTCAACGTGTTGCGTCCAGCGCCAGTccagtgtgtgcgtttatCTGTCTTGCCGTCTTACCGTGCCACAGACGGGGTAACTATTTTCTCACACGGACGTACATCGACACAATCGCTCCGCGTGGCGCGTATCTATCATCGCTCCGCGTGGCGCTCGAGAGTCGCTGGAATGTTATTAGTTTGTTAGCACACTTGGTACACAGGGGTCTGCCGTGCAAACCGAGCATTTGGGCTCAATCcccaacaacgacaacaacaacaacagtggtACTATCTGATACGACCAACCCAAGCAGTTCGCTCTCTATGGCGTGTTGTAAGCGTTTTGCCTTATCGGGGTCACACTACTAAACGCCTGCACAAGCAGTACCCCGGGGAAGTAGGGAAGTGATTTCTCCCGTGTGATGATGTCTTGCTCATTGATGGTTGCGTACAGTAATAGGGGAAGGGGGTTGTGAGGTGATAAGGACTGGGCCAAAATTTACCTAAATTGTGGACAATACAGATGGTACGCTTAATTGGgtgctatctctctctctctctctctcgttctgtCTATAAAAAGCGCTTGGAAGCTCTCTACTCTCTACATCTACAGCAGCAATATTTGGCGCGTCCAATGTCCAATGATTCAGTAAACAAATTTGTGATAACCAACAACACCGTTTGAGCTCGGAGCAAATGTGCTGagattcgatcgatcgattcgtCAACGACCCCCGGTAACAATAATGCCCCATTATCGCGTGACTGTTCTCCCGGAGCGGCTTTCCGACTTCCGACGTGCAGCTTTGAGCTGCTGGCGGCGGACATGCAATCCGAAAGTATTACTCCTTATCGCACACGTCCTCCTGGGGGGCTCAACCGAACCGAATTCATTGAATGTTGTTTCCGATTGTTTGACCAGTGGCTGCCTCTCTGGCTTGCCGCGCTTCTTCCCGGTAGGGCCATTGAGTTGCCCAATATTGAATTGCGCTCATTGATATGCAGCGGAAAGCGGCattataataaaacaaacaaaacgctaaCAACACACAGGAACAGAGGAAGGTCTTCTTCCCCTTGCCGAGCCCTCGCACACTGCACCCGCCTGCTCGTGGTTTAGGCGTTTCTGAGGATTGAACGGTATTTTGCTGGAACAAACCAACACACGGTGGGAGACCGACCCGTAAGCGTGTATGCTTAACGGGCGCTGCTGAGAAGGAAATGGTCTCTCGCCCGGGCCAGTAGCGGCGGAGCTTTTAGCATCGAAAAGgtttctttccttccttctttgTCTgtagctgtgtgtttgtgtgcgcgcgcgcgcgaggaACAGTGGCGGCACACTTGACCGGCTCCTTCGTTCCCTTCGTTGATCCGCGACCGTTGGCGGGGCACCGATGACCAAACGGATTTGACTGGAAACTATTTTTGATTATTCTGTTTTGATTTCCGTTCGGTGGCGATGAAATGAATTGGCCTGTCTGGTGCGCATCGCGTTCTAGTGTGAGCGCCTTCATGCCCCAACACCACACCCTGTTTATGCTCAATGGCCACGCGGTCAAAGATCCTGGAAGTCGTAGTGTCCCTGCTGTGTGATTGTGCCGGAAGAGTCGGGAATATGTTTGTCTGTGTCGCTAATATGCTCAATGTTCTTGGCTTCAAATGTGAGAGTTTCTTTGGGGCTTTTAGAGTCATCTTTTTCGCTTATTGTGTTCTTTTGCTCAGCCATTTCGGTGACGCATTTACCTTCATCAGttgcaatgttttaattttatgttttttctttcttctctttctctctttttcacaGATCTATCCCGATCCTGAGTCCGAGAAGGCCATCATGGGCTCATTGGTATTCTGCATTCATCACAAGCAAGGCTGCAAATGGTCTGACGAGTTGAGGAAATTGAAGGTGATTATTCCGACAGTCTTTTAcgtgttcgttcgttcgtttttttcccGAGAGTATCCGCTCACGTATGCAAACCAGCGCTTCAGGGAAGTACGTTTTTCTCCGCTATCTCTTCATTCGGGATGAACGAATGaaagtgcacacacactctgtaGCGTGCTGCAGCTGTAGAAGAGCTACAgaagaaatgaagaaaatttGCTTTGGAGAGAGCGAGCTCCACGCGAAAGACGCACGGCGCGAGCACTCGATTAGAGCAGCTTAGCGTACCTCTTACTACCTTGTGCGCAACTACCAGTAATCCGCAACTGTGAGAATGTGCGCAGGCGGGGTGCCATAGGAAACTGGTTTGACGATCGTTTGATCCTCGCGTTCGGCGGTAGCAGCAGGTGACGAAAGCGAGCGGGCCTGCGCGGGTCAGTACTGCGCGCGTGGCTGGTGACCCTGTATGTTCCTCCGGTACACAACACATCACACAGCCCACAAGAATCGAATCGTTTCGTCTGGCGGGCCGGCCTTTCGAATTGTGCCCGTGTGCTTAAGTTAATTAATCGTTGCTCTTTTGTAGCGCGAGCCGGCCTACGCAAACGTTTGAGTTTGTTAGAAATCCACCATCGAACGCCcttttatatatatatgacGACTTTAGAGATGTTTGTCGGAGTTGAGTTTGCTTGAGGAGGACTAGCTAAACCATAGATGATATTGACGACATACATACTTACCTTTCATTTTTCTAATacgttccccccccccttttcttGTTGCTCCCTCCAGGCACATCTGAACACCTGCAAGCACGATGCCATCCAGTGCCCGAACAAGTGCGGCTCCCAGATACCGCGCGTAATGATGACGGACCATCTGGCGTTCACCTGCATCCTGCGCCGTGCCATCTGCGAGTTCTGCAACGTGGAGTTCACCGGCATTGGGCTGGAGGAGCACGCCGGCACCTGCAGTTCGGAACCGATCTACTGCGAGTCCAAGTGTGGCACGCGCGTACTCCGCGGCCGCATGTCCATCCATCGTGCCAAAGACTGTGCCAAACGTTTGCGCCGCTGTCCGCACTGTGGCCGCGAGTTCTGTGCCGACACGCTGGCCGCCCATGGCGCTACCTGTCCGCGCAGCCCCGTCCCCTGTCCGCAGCGGTGCGACGCGGGGCCGTTCGCGCGCGCCGATCTCGATGCGCATCTGCGCGACGAGTGCAAAGCGCTGACGGTGCCGTGCACGTTCAAGGAGGCCGGATGCCGCTTCAAGGGTCCGCGCCACCTGCTGGAGGCGCATCTGGAGGCGAACACGTCCGCGCATCTGTCGCTGATGGTGGCACTGTCGGGCCGGCAGGGACAGCAGATCAATATGCTGAAGAGCGCCATGGCGAAGCTGAGCACCAACTACACCGGCACGCTGCTGTGGAAGATCACCGACTGGTCGGTGAAGATGCAGGAAGCGAAGACGAAGGACGGGCTGGAGCTGGTCTCGCCACCGTTCTACACCAGCCAGTACGGCTACAAGCTGCAGGCGTCAATGTTCCTCAACGGCAACGGGCCGGGCGAGGGAACGCACGTGTCCGTGTACATCAAGGTGCTGCCGGGCGAGTACGATGCCCTGCTCAAGTGGCCCTTCTCCCACTCCGTCACCTTCACACTGTTCGAGCAGGGAACGCTCggaagcggcggcggcggccagGGAGGCGTCGCGGAATCGTTTGTGCCAGATCCGACGTGGGAGAACTTCCAGCGTCCATCGACCGAGCCGGATGCGCTCGGGTTCGGCTTTCCACGATTTGTTTCGCACGAGCTGCTCAACAGGCGCCCGTTTGTGCGGGATGACACCGTGTTTCTGCGCGTAAAGGTCGACCCAAGCAAGATAGTGGCAGTGTAAGAGGGAGCTAAGACAAAAGAGCAAAAGTCCAATGATTTGTACATAGTATGGATAAACTTATATGCGCGCACACTCACCCCCACCTCCTCCCAAGAACCTGCTCGGTCCACCTCATCCCCAACCACATTGTACATAGTTGTCCCGTTGACCCCGTCATACAACGTAACAATCATCCTCCAGCCTTAGTCAATCGTGTGGGCCAAATCGGGTAGTTCTCTCCCGGCGAGAGAAGCTGCTACGCGATGGCGCACGTACTGGGGATTGGCCGCAGGGCGCTGGTTCGCGCTCCGTTTCTGTCGGCCGGAATGGAGCGGGATACTGCGCCCCTGGACCCAGGGGACAGTCTTCAGGACCGTTTGCTTGTAAGAGAACACGGTGTACCAATCACACTAAAAACGAAAATCAGCTTCGAAATCTCATAGTTGCTTGTAAGGACACGAACAACGCGTCTACACGGCGTGGAACACTTTAGGATAAGTCTAGTTGCGTAGGCAAAGCGTAGGCGAGAGAGTGcaaacagggggggggggaaaccacaagaaaacaaattgtttCGATTACtttgtacaacaaaaaacggcaAAAGTTTGGGGCAAAGTTTCAATCGCAATCAAAAAGCTTTCAATAATGACTACAAAAGCAACGTTATGCGCTGTTGTGTCTTTGGGCAAGATACAATATAGTACACCTTTTGGCTAGCAGAAAACTGAACCGTTTGCTTGTATTATAGTAACTTACTAGTAGAGTAGAAGCAAATTATGCCTATTAAATCACTCTCTTTCGTCTTCTGATTGACGGCGATCGTCAATACTGAAAGACGCGTTTGAAACAGAAGCATCAGCTCAGCGTGTAACTCTTACTAATCGTAACACTTTTCTTTTGATTCGAGTCATTAGCTTTAAGGTGCCAATATCGGTGAAGCATTTGGGTACTTTTCTGTAGAAGAAAACACGATCGAGAATGTTGTAAACCGTTCAACAGTAGTTAGTTAGTAAGAAGTAAactcttttgtttcgtttcatttttcagTTCGTTATAATTTCACTCATTTCAAATGGAGATTGCAGCCTTGCTAAGGGAAGAGGCTGGCCTCAGTGCTACTCTCTTCTTCGCACAGCAAGGCACGCAAATCCAGCACATTTAGCTAGAAAACCATTTCTGTCGCACAGTAAGACTCATCCAAGGCGTGCTATGTCGTGCGTCGGTAGGGTTAAGTTGATGTTAAGCTAAATACCGGTAGACCATAAGAACGTGTAAAAGCATTATCAATTCGGGTAGTATATTCGTTACGTTAGTCATTACAAAGATCAAACCATACAAAGCTCGAAATACATCTGAGTGTGTACAATTGACTGATTTAAGTAAAAAATTTCaacgttttgtgtttttttttaattttaattatatcaCACGTGTAATATTTGGTGTTGATGGTGATGCGCGGGTCGATCCGTAAGCAATCTGGAGTTATTCGAGTTGACCCGGAATCTACAAGTGGAACGATTCTGGTAGGTGCAAAAAAGCTTTAGCGATTCCGACCCGTAGGTGCCAAAGAAGGTTCAAGAACCGACCTAAAGCTGCTGACCAAAAGTGAGAAGGAAGCGTTTATGCTTTCTTGAACATTCTAATCATTTCAGCCACATGAACGTGTAGCACCCACCTGCTATTAGCCGAttcgacccgaactcgtttATCTTGGAATCGTTTATCCTATCTTCTAGCCGGCTCTGGACCAACGGCTTCGATCCAATAGAGACAGGATTGTATGACAGCTGAAAAATATGAATCTATCTTCTCAAAAGTGTGGAAGCGAACACCCGAtgtttttgcagtattgacatgcaTAACGTTGTGGAGCATTCGTTGGTCCTGTCGCGCTTATAAAATTTGGTCCCAAAGCGATCCAAAGCCGGCTTCGAAATTGTCTGGATCCGGTCGGAACCGGCTAGGCCTTCGAAGGCGTTTTGCCCTTCACTTCTATGCACCCACTAACAGACGAAAGTTGGTAATAAAGATCATAAGTTAtcattgtttagtttttttttgattggatttgcagtgcagtgaaacTAATATCAAATGGATGAAACATACATTCAATGaatttaaacgattttttatCTAATTTCCGGTATTTTAGTTCATCTCATGTTATAACTActaaataagttttttttttaatgtgaatCAAACtgtaaatgaaaatttataataaattagGAATGATGAGTAGAAGTGATACACAATACATTATTATTAAACCTTTTAAATGAAagtatatattttattcacaataacttttttttacaagaaaacagcttttactttcttttaagCCCATTGTGATTTGAACATATGAacagataaatgaaaaaagacAATAAATTTACAGCCTTTTCCTACACCCACTCGGGTGTTATTGATTGAAAACAGTATCCCTGACTGGTACGATAAAACACATAACTTACTAAACATTAATCTATAAACTTACTCTCTGGCTTTAGACATTTAATGGACAATCCTTTTTTAAGGTGATTTTATCCTTACTGTTTTAGTATTAGTTCTGAGAATACATTACCAGGGTCTGGATGAACCGGACGATCCCAGCCCGCTCGTACCACCGAAGCTGAACGATTGTGTAGTTGTGTTCATCGAACGTACAACCTTCCTCGTCTGTTCTATCCGACTAAGCAAGTCCATTGCATGGGGCAGCAACGGTTGAATGGTGTGCAGCTCCAGCACAGTTACATTTTCCAAATTCACCGTATGCGACCCTTCACTTTTGATGAAGTTTTCCACCGTGGTACGCAGCTTAGCGCAGCGCACATCGTAGATATCCTTGATGAGCGTTTTGATGCCATCGGACGAGGGAACGTCTTCCGGCGCGGTATTGAGAATCAATTTAGCTTCCACCATGTAGTTGGGGCTGGGCATTTTGGTAAAGGTACTGCAAATGAATCGTATCGTGTGTAAGCAAAATCGTTGCGTGCATCATTGACGGATTACTATACCTGATGCGCTTCTCCGTTTCCTTAATATCTTCCAGCAGATCTATATCCATCCAGTTCGGTGCTACGATGCGacacttttgttgttgtcgaaGATGTATTCCCAGCCATAGTGGTACATAAAGCGGTGTGCCACCTCGGAATGGTTCAATGGTGCCCGATATGAGATAGATGGAATCATGGTTAAAGTTGGGTATCACACTAATTAGGGAGTTTTCACCGATAAACTCTAGCTCGGCCGGTTCCATCTGTTGTGCTCCTGCACGTTCCTATCAAAACACTTGCGACACAAAGCATTTTGCGCGCTTTTGTGACATAACGTCAGTAATGTCAGGAGCTTGCTGTCATCCCACAGCTGTCAGATTTTGACAGCAAATCggtcagaaaaaaaacgtaaacagtgGCCACCGTGTGCcacttgttgttttttcgtgtTCGACACCTAATTTAATTCACTTTTAGCTGTTTTAGTAGCTGCTTTTAGAAATGTCCGAGGCAAAAGAAATGCAGGATGACGAAAGGGAAGCTCTCATAGCGATATACGAAGGTGACAGTGCCTTCAAGCAGGTGAACTCCGAAACGTACCAGTACAAAGTAGGTATCCGGCATCTCGTCCTGTATCCGGAAGAATGTATTTTTCTAAGACTCAATTTCTGTTTTCAGTACGGTGAAGAAGGTAACAAATCGTTTCTGCTAGAGATATGTTGGACGGCAAACTATCCCAATGAGCTGCCCAGCTTCAATCTGGAAACTTTCTACAACAGAAATCTGTAAGTGAAACAATTCATCTTCAATGGGTCGTAGAAAGTTTTAACAACTGTTCCATGTTGTCACTCTAATGTTTAGCTCTCGTTCGGCGAAAGATTCGATTGCCTCCATCCTAAATGAAGAAGCGCAACAATGGATTGGTTGTGGCATGACATACACATTATTTGAGTGCCTAAAGGATAAGCTGGATGAACTGCTGACGGATGAAAACTGTAATGCGGGTGATGGTCAGCAGATGATCATCGGTACCACCAACGCACGTGTGGAAGCTGAACAATCGAATAGCGATTCTGATGAAGAGGGCGTGGCGAACGAAGGGAAAGATGGTAAGAGAGATGCGAAACGGGAACATCTTACCAAGGCCCAGAAACGGAAACAGTGGGACCGTGTCGATAGCAAGGGTAACCGGCAGCGTGGCTGGAATTGGGTTGATATCATCAAACATTTGTCGCAGACGGGAGGAAAACCAGAATAGGGCAATGAGAAAAGGCTGGCCTATCTATGTTTAGCAGTCAATGCAATGAACTGTGTAGCCCGATGGAAAGGAATAATATAGCTTAATAAAGTACTGTGAACGTCAAACACGCTGATATTACATTGGAAtgattaaaaagaaaacccgtCGTTTGTTTCAATTTGGAAAATTGTTTATTCTGTCCGTTTATGATCTAGAACTTGCTGCGGTATTCGTGCAATGATAAATCTACGATAGCGCTGATTGTTAAAATTGCCATATAGAAACAGCAACATAAGCTGACGGCATAATGGCCCAAAAAGCGCCAGCAAGGCAAACGAATGGAACAAAGTGTTTAGCGGTACTGCAGTAAACTTTTTTCCTACTTTGGGCAACAGCGGTAGGATTCTAGGGTGTAAAGTTGCTATACCAAAATACTAATATAAGTTGGGAACGGTTGAATTGcgctaatgttttttttttttttttatcacagcAGTGAAGCATACATTTGTAGACGGTTTGAGTTTTGGTTTTCGGTTCTCTGCTGCTATTTTTTCACTGATAAAATGCCGTTTAAAACTTTGCTAAAAGCCTAATGCATAAAACCGTGCTGCCTTTCTCTATCATACTATCGCATATCAGCTGTCGGCTCGATAAAAGTTTTTGGAACCTATCATAGAGGAATGATTAACAGTCTGCTGCTGTATTGgagtttcacaaaaaaatccaGAAACTCATCTGGTACCATTTTTATATTCTTAACTAACTTgcttattgcatttttttatggAATAAGTGGCAATTAAAGCAATTGTTCAAAGTTGAATCGAATAATCAAATGCTTTTAAGCGGATAAAATTTCTTTTCTACGTCGTATAATCAAATCGGAGTTTGGGGATCGAAAAATATCTTGGCGGCGTGAACAAACGGCGTGTTCATTTGTAGTTGATATGATTAAAATTCCCTACACAGCTTGTTGTATCGTGTTAAATATGGAGTTCGAAAATGAATTTTCGTTGACGTCGATGTTGCTTGAAACGCCTGGTTTTAAACTTAAATCCTTCTTCTAAAAGTAATCTTTACGACGAACAATTCTATCATTTGTGTTTATCCTACGGATCTATGACCGTTCCCTTGCGTACAACTCGCTTCTACACATTGCAGAACAATGGAAATAGTGCATTCGTCTAATTCTAAAATGCGAGCTACAGTTGCCGATGTGCTCCCATAGTTTGGTCCTAAAAAGGTGCGTGCGTGTCGTTGGGACGTGTTTTCCTTTCACTGATCCGTCCTCCGTACTGACTAGAACAAGATGGTTTCGTTGTTATTTGTCGTTGTGTTATTTCAATCCGTTGTGTTGCTGTGCTGTTCTTCCATCCGTTACCGTCTCTTTGGCACTCGGCTTATGATCCTGCACAATACAATCTGATGGTAGTGCGATGGAGGACATAGGATTTTTGAGTGTCATTATTGTGAAAGCACGCGAAAGAGGAACGGACTACCCCCTCTCTACGAACAGCAGTAATCTGCGCCGAACGCTGGTACTAGATAGTTGGGCAGATAATGGCGATATCTTACGGCGGTCTATATCCTCCAATCGAGCCGATATTCATCGGTTTTGAGCAAATGCGCATGTACGTTCCATCCCTCGCACTGAGCCATGTTAAGGAATTCGTTCCACTTGTTTTGTATTTCCCAGTAGCGATCGCGCAGCTGGCTCTTGTCTTGCAAGTAGGAAGCAACGTAAAAGTAGGATTTTATAATATCCAGCGGTTTAACCGTGAAGTGCAGGTATACACCGACATAGTGGCGCGTTTCTGCTATAAGAAACTTGTCCCGCGAATCAAAACAAGCTATCAGGTTTTCCAGATCGTAGCAGTTGCGATAAAACTCGGTGAGCTCCCGGACAGAGCATCCGATCTTCACCCGAGCCGTCAGTGTCACAGTTTGGCCAACGGTGACTCTTTCCAGCTTGTTGACTTGCTGCGGAGAGAGCATCATTCCGGATTTAAAGTACTCTTCCAATGCGATTAAGTAGCGTGCTTCATTAAACGTTCTCAAGCAGACTGCCTTAACCGCCTTGATATTGGCGTAGATGTGAATCAGTGTCACGAAGGCAAATAAACCATACAACACCCTAGAAAGgacaagcaaaacaattaGTTCACCTTCGATGATTGGTGACTCAGCTGCAACCAACTTACTTTTGATTTTGCAGGTACGTGAGAAGGAAAAGCCCTACAAAGGAGGCAATTAAATTGACACAAGTTTCCTGGGCGCTATCTTTCGATGCTACGTCCGCCAAGTTGCCGCGTATGGCATGGTGTTGGGTAAGGGCGGACCTGGTCGCCCCACCCGCCACACCGACTATCGCTTTCATGGTAGTTGTTGCACATAGTATGTACGTAGACGCCTTCGGATAGTACGGCAGCACGAACAGATCAATAGCCATCGCAACATCGTTCAGTATATCCGCGCGGATGCGCCACTTTTTCGAATCGATATCTAATTCCGAACTGTTATGGAAGTGGAAATGAAGGTTAAAAATAGCAACATGAAACACAATCTTCGCCGGGAGAAATGGGTCGTGTGAAATAACATGCTTGAGTGACATTGACATCGCAtcgcaaaaattaaaaagacaGAAAGCAGTGCAACCCTGCCAAGCTTACCCTTTCCACCAGGCGAACAGTATTCTACCCAAATGTCCGGTACCATCCTTGAGCACCCATGTAATTGTTGCTGAAAGTGGGTTGGCCGCATCGCTTCCGACACCAACTCCTTTGAGGATTGCATGAGTTGTTAGCGTTCCTACGCAAACGAAAGAGTGTGATTTACAGTGTTAAACACATGAAATTGAAAGGGATTTTGTCATCATAGTCTACAACTTACCGCTTATGGTGCTACAGAAAGCCTGCAACGTGTCCCACTTTTGGTATGATAAGTAGTCACTGCTCACACTGTCCGGATATCCAACAGGCAGGAAGAGATGCTGAAAAAACCGCTTTAAGCTGAAGCGCTTCCGTATCGATGGCCGTTCACCCTTAACTGTTACGCGAACAACAGTGTCTTGGTCTGTGCAGGAGGAAAAATTGCACgcgttaataaataataaaccaGCCATGGGAGGCTGTGCTGGGCCAAACTATCTTTGCTTACGATCTGGCGTGACGTAGAGAATTTCCTCTCCATTCGAGCAGTACTGTTCGCGGAAGTGGATTTTCATGCTGATACAAACGCAATCGCGTACGTAAAACACAATTCACCAGCgcaacaaaacataaaccaacCAATCGATGAGGACGAACAAAACCTAGAACCAACTGGAGATTAGTTTTTCCTTCATGAGTACAGTACGGACAGCTCCATTTGTTGTTATATTTTCTGCTGTTTTACCTGACAACCGATTGCGATGGTGTGGAGAGCGACCAGGTGGACATCGTATTTGACAtttagggattttttttaacttgatAAAAAATTGTAAAGAAAATGGCTTGAGAAATATTTCCTATTTTTGCTGTGATGtctttgtttgaaaaaataaattgagGAAAAATtagaatacatttttttacttattattttgaaacaaaatttgGCAGAGGAACATGTTGCAATCCAGGGGCTAGCAACATGTTTACACAAGTTTATTTTCGTttagaaataacaatatgaaATGAAAGTTTTTTCCGTCCAAGGCCTGCTTTTTTGCTTACGATTTTATCGGAAAGCGTAGCAAATCGTCGTCCGAAgctatctgtcaaatcccataaacaatttttacaggccttccgataaaatcgcatgtgAAAAAGCAATGACACGGGCCTAGGATGAGTTTTTATCGACTGTTAGGGCCAAGGTTATTAGACTCTATACAGGTTACGACAGAGCGTTTGAGAGGGTCACCATTATGGATACCTTGTTTACAACTTTTCTGTCAAAATAGATGCCGACCAGCTGTTGCTTGGCACGAGCAACATAAATAAGTTTACAGAAGACGAAATTACTGCTACAATTATTCTTCATGCTAACTAGTTATATCATTTATAGAATATGACTTCTATGTTGGATTGGTTAATGCTAAGTCAATTTTGCTTACATGCCCTGGATATCGTCGGATTGTCTCATCAGTTTCAATTGTTCTACAGGTTTGGTATTGCTGTCCTAGCTTCAGTGGACGAGAGTTCATGccgtccagcagcaacagtgtcCAAACTGGGTTATTGTGCTGTCCCAGATGCTGCCCCTCGTATGAGAAGTGGCCAGATCCCATGTCGCTTCGCGCATAACAGCTCGTCCTTTATTCGGATTGGAACGGACACGGAACAATTCAGTGAAAGAGTATCGATGTGATGACACCCTTTTGACGATGTTGGTCAGGGAACCTGTGATGATGTGGTGCAAAAAATGCTACCGGCATCACTTTCGTTCCGCTATTGCACTTGACCCGAACTAGGACCGCGACGGCACTGACGAACTTGCGGCAGCGGTGATGATGCGTATCCCTCCTTCGAAATTGCGGTGCTGAGATGATGATAAGGTAGAAGCTTGTGTGGTATGTCCTTACTAAAACACTGCTTAAGCTACACCCAAGGTGACATGCATTATCGTCCCCCACAGGAATAAGGCTGCAGCCAAAACGGaatgaatatttgttttctttgaactGGAACGGCAACAGTGGCAGCATAGACGATCGTCTCGAACATGACGACTGCAACGAACCGACATGGAACCGCGGACAATAACTTAAATAACAACTATGCATAAGCACAAATATACTTATAGTTTATTTCCTAATTATAATTGTTACAACAGGACCGTTCAACATTTACTCCCCGGCTCAGCCACTACTCTTCCTTCACAAGTGCTCTTCTCGGTGACCCTCATATtcatctctttctccttctctttatcatataatttgtatgaaaagtgaaataatgtgGATAGGGTTTATCTGCCTCtatcaaacatgaaaaatattatgaCGTCAtacatgtcaatactgcaatcacATCGTGTGTTAGCTTCCACGAGAagatatattcgttttttgaT
This sequence is a window from Anopheles merus strain MAF chromosome 3R, AmerM5.1, whole genome shotgun sequence. Protein-coding genes within it:
- the LOC121597047 gene encoding RWD domain-containing protein 4 translates to MSEAKEMQDDEREALIAIYEGDSAFKQVNSETYQYKYGEEGNKSFLLEICWTANYPNELPSFNLETFYNRNLSRSAKDSIASILNEEAQQWIGCGMTYTLFECLKDKLDELLTDENCNAGDGQQMIIGTTNARVEAEQSNSDSDEEGVANEGKDGKRDAKREHLTKAQKRKQWDRVDSKGNRQRGWNWVDIIKHLSQTGGKPE
- the LOC121597046 gene encoding RUS family member 1 — its product is MKIHFREQYCSNGEEILYVTPDHQDTVVRVTVKGERPSIRKRFSLKRFFQHLFLPVGYPDSVSSDYLSYQKWDTLQAFCSTISGTLTTHAILKGVGVGSDAANPLSATITWVLKDGTGHLGRILFAWWKGSELDIDSKKWRIRADILNDVAMAIDLFVLPYYPKASTYILCATTTMKAIVGVAGGATRSALTQHHAIRGNLADVASKDSAQETCVNLIASFVGLFLLTYLQNQKVLYGLFAFVTLIHIYANIKAVKAVCLRTFNEARYLIALEEYFKSGMMLSPQQVNKLERVTVGQTVTLTARVKIGCSVRELTEFYRNCYDLENLIACFDSRDKFLIAETRHYVGVYLHFTVKPLDIIKSYFYVASYLQDKSQLRDRYWEIQNKWNEFLNMAQCEGWNVHAHLLKTDEYRLDWRI